The following DNA comes from Miscanthus floridulus cultivar M001 chromosome 5, ASM1932011v1, whole genome shotgun sequence.
gatccacaagcttagaTGCATGAAACCCCGTACTACCCATGACATGCTcaacgtcgccactaaccacgcctccgaTGTGAaagcggtcggagcggtcttcaatgggggctaggacaaaggcaaggccaagcgcacagACCAAGATGAGGACCCCTCCACACAGAGTGGcaggaagaacaaaaaggattggTGCTGACCGAACAACACTACGTTGGTCACCGCAACTGACCGCACGGGCAAACAGCCCCAACAGGGcttgcctaaccacttcaacaaactcatggatagcccatgcaccaaccatgcctaccctatcaaacacctctataaaggactgcgagctcctcaaacgttgcCTACGATAGGCCGACAGGCCGAAAGAAGGGGACGGCAAAGAGGTGACAGCCAAGAAAGGTGGCATGGTGGGCAAGGACATAGATGTTTTCCCCAACACTgacgaatgcatcatgatctttggtggattcGACGTCATCTGGTCCTAATgccagcacaaggtatgctataggGAGTCATGCACCGCCGAGACatccatcccctccttcctcagctagtcAGAATCTctaatcaccttcgatcagagagaccatccatCCTAGGTCACGAGACCAAGATGCTAGCCGCTTGTCATTGATCTCATCatctgcaagaagcgcctcaccaaggtactgatggacgaaggcagcggcctcaacctCCTCTATGTAGACACCCTCGACGTCATACGCATCCCAGATCGGAGCTCCGCCTAGTGGGCTCTCCCTTCTATGGGGTGATCtcgggagcgcaggcataccagctcgggcagatcgatctgcctgtcaCATTCgacaaccgagccaacttccgctcggaggtcctcaccttcgaagtggtggactttctagggtcctaccacgccatcttggggtggccatgctacaccaaattcatggcaatccccatctacacctacctcaagctgaagatgccaagaCCGAATGACATCATCACCATaagcagcgccttctcgcacgccttcacgtgcgacagTGAGCACTACGAGCTTGCCACTACAgtcgtcaactcatccgagctcccacGGCTCGAGGAATTGTTGATCCcggcagtcctagactgcaataaaccaacctccttgatggccttccatccacttgaggaaaccaaggcaatGGGTGTTGACCCCACTGACCCAGCTAAGATGGTGCAGATCGAGACCCGGCttctagccaaataggaatgcgagctcatcgacttcctgcgcACCAATCGCAATGTCTTCGCAtggtagccttctgacatgccgggcataccgtgaGAGGTCGCTAAGCACACACTGTGCCTCATCTCAGGCTCAAAGCCCGCTAAACAGCGCATGCGTCGCTTCGACGGCGAGAGGCACagagccataggcgaagagatcgccaaactcctagtagccagattcatcagagggGTCTTCCACTTCGACTGGCTtgctaatcccgttcttgttaaaaatAAGACCGGAAAGTGGAGAATGTGCACTGATtacactggcctcaacaaagcgtgtccaaaggatcacttttctttaccgcgcatagaccagatagtcgactccacctcgggttgcgagatcctctcctttctggatgcctactcgggctatcaccagatcacgataaaagaatctgatcagctcgcaacctcgttcatcaccccttatggttcatactgctatgtaaccatgccatttggcttgaagaacgctggcgccacctatcaaaggtgcatgcagcaatgcttcgtcgaccaaattgacccgctcgatcagcatGATCAAACCGAACTGCCAAGACCAATGATCATCGTATATGGCAATGACATAGTAGTCAAAACAACTCAAGCCAAtgacctaatcgcaaacttggccacaacgttcGTGAACCTTAGAAGATTCAACATGAGGctaaatcccgaaaaatgtgttttcgaggttccaaaggggaagctgctaggatacattgtgtccgagcgtagcatcgaggccaacctcaaaaaaatcatggccatctccaacatgggtcccatacgcaacgtcaagggcgtacaaaggctcaccgactgCCTGGCTGCTCTAAGTCAATTAATCTCCTGGCTCGGTGAACAAGGGATGCCACTTTACAAGCTCTTCAAAAAGATGGACACTTTTgttctggactgaggaagcttagCAAGCCCTGGATAGCCTCAAAACGTCCCTAACGTCAGCTccgatcctcgtcgctcccgaacggggagaaccccttctcctctacatcgccgccagcaaccatgtggtaagtgcCGCGCTGGTTGTCGAAaaggaggagctaggacaccaacttaaggtccagcgtcccatatacttcatcggggaagtactcaccgaccccaaggtccgatacccccacgtgcctctgggcatcgatagtgttgtggcgCTGGGATTTACTGTACCGAGtgaatatggtgaaactcctcacatacctctaggcatcaacagtatatgcaggtaccgacatctaccatacccgaataagacgacgtaacctcccatgtgcatctaacatccaacagtgttgtggatgcctaccatcatcctatatccgccgacatgggcaacaagccttagaagcatatgtactccctccctctcacttataaggtcatccccttcatgtataaaaggggatgcgctctcttccaagaaacaaagttgattcaagttcatacaagtgaTTCTAGCTTCATTAGTTtgaccaagtt
Coding sequences within:
- the LOC136455536 gene encoding uncharacterized protein translates to MTHQHGPYAVKRRPTDDVSTRTGGDSPRSELRLVGSPFYGVISGAQAYQLGQIDLPVTFDNRANFRSEVLTFEVVDFLGSYHAILGWPCYTKFMAIPIYTYLKLKMPRPNDIITISSAFSHAFTCDSEHYELATTVVNSSELPRLEELLIPAVLDCNKPTSLMAFHPLEETKAMGVDPTDPAKMVQIETRLLAK